From a region of the Saccharomyces paradoxus chromosome IV, complete sequence genome:
- the COI1 gene encoding Coi1p (similar to YDR381C), producing the protein MSNPFQNIGKNLVYISAAGIASIYVVKTIVKSRRDAKFIPKARGNNGEANGENYYDNLAQVKPGFPLPKHEGDNINSSEDHGLVRKSKYEGSGLSAVTRKRGDKLGFLDRRRNE; encoded by the exons ATGTCAAATCCATTTCAGAATATAGG TAAGAATTTAGTGTACATTTCTGCTGCCGGAATTGCGTCAATTTATGTGGTGAAGACTATAGTGAAGTCTAGGAGAGATGCTAAATTCATACCAAAAGCGCGAGGAAACAATGGTGAAGCGAATGGAGAAAATTATTATGATAATCTCGCTCAAGTTAAACCAGGGTTCCCCCTACCTAAACATGAGGGCGACAACATTAATAGCTCTGAAGATCATGGGTTAGTGAGAAAGAGTAAATATGAAGGTAGCGGGCTTAGTGCggtaacaagaaaaagaggcGACAAGCTAGGCTTTCTAGACAGGAGAAGAAATGAGTAG
- the RPP2B gene encoding ribosomal protein P2 (Ribosomal protein P2 beta~similar to YDR382W), protein MKYLAAYLLLVQGGNAAPSTADIKAVVESVGAEVDEARINELLSSLEGKGSLEEIIAEGQKKFATVPTGGASAAASGAAGAAAGGDAAEEEKEEEAKEESDDDMGFGLFD, encoded by the coding sequence ATGAAATACTTAGCTGCTTACTTATTATTGGTTCAAGGTGGTAACGCTGCCCCATCCACCGCCGACATCAAGGCCGTCGTCGAATCTGTCGGTGCTGAAGTCGATGAAGCCAGAATCAACGAATTGTTGTCCTCTTTGGAAGGTAAGGgttctttggaagaaatcATTGCTGAAGGTCAAAAGAAGTTCGCTACTGTTCCAACTGGTGGTGcttctgctgctgcttcCGGTGCTGCCGGTGCTGCCGCCGGTGGTGATGctgctgaagaagaaaaggaagaagaagctaaGGAAGAATCTGATGATGACATGGGTTTTGGTTTATTCGATTAA
- the NKP1 gene encoding Nkp1p (Central kinetochore protein and subunit of the Ctf19 complex~similar to YDR383C), with product MTDTYNSISEFIENDLTTFLSNDDYLMDDLAGELPNEVCRLLKAQVIEKRNDALSRGKQDLLSKEIYDNESELRSSQLQQIMDLIGDIPKYSLGSELRSRVEGEPQSTSIERLIEDVLKLPQMEVVDEEELEVENDLKVLNEYSNLRKDLILKCQAIQIGETKLSDILSQINSINSLITSIKDASEDDDVSEYFATYSGKLVVALEEMKLLLEEAVKTSDSSPGKRKKIKDILSELKK from the coding sequence ATGACAGACACATACAATAGCATATCcgaatttattgaaaacgaTTTGACCACATTCTTGTCCAATGATGACTACCTCATGGATGACCTAGCAGGCGAATTACCAAATGAAGTGTGCAGATTACTAAAGGCTCAAGTAATTGAAAAGAGGAACGACGCCTTAAGCAGGGGAAAACAAGATTTATTAAGCAAGGAGATATACGATAACGAATCTGAATTGAGGTCCAGTCAATTGCAACAGATAATGGATCTTATTGGAGACATACCGAAGTATTCTCTTGGAAGTGAACTAAGAAGTAGAGTCGAGGGCGAACCACAGAGCACATCGATTGAAAGATTAATTGAAGACGTATTGAAGCTACCGCAGATGGAGGTAGTagacgaagaagaattagaagTGGAAAATGATCTCAAGGTTCTAAACGAGTATAGTAATTTGAGAAAAGACTTGATATTGAAATGCCAGGCTATCCAAATAGGCGAGACTAAGCTATCAGATATTCTGAGCCAAATAAACTCCATAAATTCTTTAATCACTTCCATTAAAGACGCTTCAGAAGATGACGATGTCAGCGAGTATTTTGCCACGTACAGCGGGAAACTAGTAGTTGCattggaagaaatgaagTTATTGCTGGAGGAGGCCGTCAAAACATCTGACAGTTCTCcgggaaaaagaaagaaaataaaagacaTCCTAAGCGAGTTAAAGAAGTAA
- the ATO3 gene encoding putative ammonium permease ATO3 (Plasma membrane protein, ammonium transporter~similar to YDR384C), with product MTSSASSPQDLEKGVNTLENIETLPQQGSIAGASQGFSNIQEIYSDRDFITLGSSTYRRRDLLNALDRGDMDEGNCAKQAPHQFANPVPLGLASFSLSCLVLSLINANVRGVTDGKWALSLFMFFGGAIELFAGLLCFVIGDTYAMTVFSSFGGFWICYGYGLTDTDNLVSGYTDPTMLNNVIGFFLAGWTVFTFLMLMCTLKSTWGLFLLLTFLDLTFLLLCIGTFIDNNNLKMAGGYFGILSSCCGWYSLYCSVVSPSNSYLAFRAHTMPNAP from the coding sequence ATGACATCTTCTGCTTCTTCTCCACAGGATCTGGAAAAGGGTGTGAACACACTTGAAAATATCGAAACGCTTCCCCAGCAGGGTTCCATTGCTGGCGCTTCGCAGGGCTTTTCCAATATTCAGGAGATATACTCCGACAGAGACTTTATCACTTTGGGGTCTTCCACTTATAGGCGCAGAGACTTGCTCAACGCACTAGATAGAGGCGATATGGATGAAGGCAACTGCGCTAAGCAGGCTCCCCACCAGTTTGCTAATCCGGTTCCTTTGGGTCTCGCATCGTTTTCCCTGTCGTGTCTGGTTTTGTCGCTGATCAATGCGAACGTCCGCGGCGTCACTGATGGTAAGTGGGCGCTAAGTTTGTTTATGTTCTTTGGTGGAGCCATTGAATTGTTTGCCGGGTTATTGTGTTTTGTCATTGGGGACACATACGCGATGACGGTGTTCAGTTCTTTCGGCGGGTTCTGGATCTGCTACGGTTATGGGTTGACTGATACGGATAATCTGGTTAGCGGCTATACGGATCCCACGATGCTGAACAATGTTATTGGTTTCTTCCTTGCGGGCTGGACCGTTTTCACCTTCTTGATGTTGATGTGTACATTGAAGAGCACGTGGGGCTTGTTCTTACTATTGACCTTTCTGGACCTcacttttttattactgtGTATCGGCACCTTCATTGATAACAACAATCTCAAAATGGCCGGTGGctattttggaattttgaGTAGTTGCTGTGGTTGGTATTCGCTATACTGTTCCGTGGTAAGTCCATCAAACTCCTATTTAGCCTTCAGAGCGCACACAATGCCCAATGCTCCTTAA